The Vicia villosa cultivar HV-30 ecotype Madison, WI unplaced genomic scaffold, Vvil1.0 ctg.000538F_1_1, whole genome shotgun sequence genome window below encodes:
- the LOC131629219 gene encoding BAG family molecular chaperone regulator 5, mitochondrial-like, whose protein sequence is MMHFKNKRRTPSKVVSIPVHFVGSEKTRTESATNIQRIARGYLVRKSLKKMLNIKVELEEIDKKVNNEETVKMMKNEQKERIRMGESIMNMLLRLDSVSVFHCGGLRELRKSLIKRAIVLQEFADQIQMMSPKDEVENEDGDCLMKVKEEEGGNEDEKKVEVEEKEESVGSSLMEEGIEEDSVDVKEEEGRNVILCEEEEDEKREILIRMMNENEKMMHMMTQLFERNEKQTSLLTSLTQRVEQLERAFTCDKLKKKNKRRRHVDAKHRYNGCI, encoded by the coding sequence ATGATgcatttcaaaaacaaaagaagaacacCATCCAAGGTGGTTTCGATTCCTGTTCATTTCGTTGGGTCTGAGAAAACTAGAACCGAATCGGCGACGAATATTCAAAGGATTGCAAGAGGGTATCTTgtgaggaagagtttgaagaagATGTTGAATATAAAAGTGGAGTTGGAGGAGATTGACAAGAAGGTCAATAATGAAGAAactgtgaagatgatgaagaatgaGCAAAAGGAGAGGATAAGGATGGGTGAATCCATCATGAATATGCTTCTTAGGTTGGATTCTGTTAGTGTGTTTCATTGTGGTGGTCTTAGGGAGTTGAGAAAGTCACTCATTAAGCGGGccattgttcttcaagaatttgCTGATCAAATTCAAATGATGAGTCCCAAAGATGAGGTGGAGAATGAGGATGGTGATTGTTTGATGAAGGTAAAAGAGGAAGAGGGTGGAAATGAGGATGAGAAGAAAGTGGAggtagaagagaaagaagagagtgtTGGATCTAGTCTGATGGAGGAAGGAATTGAGGAGGATAGTGTGGATGTGAAAGAAGAGGAGGGTAGAAATGTAATTTTATGTGAGGAGGAAGAGGATGAGAAAAGGGAAATATTGATAAGGATGATGAATGAGAATGAGAAGATGATGCATATGATGACACAATTGTTTGAGAGGAATGAGAAACAAACATCACTTCTTACATCTCTCACACAAAGAGTGGAACAGCTTGAGAGAGCATTCACTTGTgacaagttgaagaagaagaataaaaggaGAAGACATGTTGATGCCAAACATAGATATAATGGATGCATTTGA